The Chelatococcus sp. HY11 nucleotide sequence TAATACGGGTTATGGCGTTCCCGATATCGGTCTGACCACCGTAACGGAGGTCGCCAATACAGTGGCGGCGATTTCCGACTGCTGTGATCTGCCGCTCATCGTTGATGCCGATACCGGCTTCGGCAATCCCTTGAACATGATCAGGACCGTCCGTCTGCTCGAGCGCGCCGGTGCGAATGCGTTGCAGATCGAGGACCAACAGTTTCCCAAACGCTGCGGACACTTCGCCGGCAAGTCCGTGATCTCGCGCGCCGAGATGTGCGAGAAGGTCAAGGCGGCAGTTGACAGTCGCTCCACAGAGGATCTTCTGATCATCGCGAGAACGGACGCCTGTGCCATTGAAGGTCTCGACGCGGCGCTTGACCGCGCCGCAGCCTATATCGAGGCAGGGGCCGATATTACATTCGTCGAGGCCCCGACAAGCGAGGCCCAACTGCGGGAGATCGTCAAGCGCCTGGCAGCCCCGCAGGTCATCAATCTGGTGATCGGCGGCAAGACACCGCTTCTTTCCCAAACTGTGTTGAGGGAAATCGGTTTTTCCCTGGTTCTCTACGCCAACGCGGCGTTGCAGGCGTCTATTGTCGCCATTCGCGATGTCCTGTCGGGAATTCGCGCCGAGGGCGGTGCAGAGACGGTGCTCCATCGGTTGGCGACGTTCGAGGATCGGCAAAACGTGGTGCGCAAATCTTACTGGGACGGTCTTGAAAGGCGCTATGTCGACGAGCCCGGCGCTCCAGGTTGAGTGCTGAAGCGCTGTCCACCATTCTGGAGCATCTGAACGCAAGGCGGTCGGAACTCAATCACGCTGGTCAGCGTCCACGATCTGACGTTGGATGACTGTCCGCAAGCCGTCGATCTTATGATAAACTCATCGTGGCGGTTGAACCAACGATGCGTGATAAGCCATGTTGGAAACTGACAGGGTGTTCGCGGGCTCGATTCCGGAAAATTATGACCGGTATATGGTGCCGTTGATTTTCGAGCCCTATGCGGCCGACATGGCGCGACGCGCGGCATCTCTCTCACCATCCGCGGTCCTGGAAACCGCCGCGGGTAGCGGCGTCGTCACCCGGGCGTTGGCTCCGAGACTGCCATCGGCTGCGCGCTATGTCGTGACCGATCTCAACCAGCCGATGCTAGACTATGCCGCCTCGCAGCAAGCGCCGGACGCGCGCGTCAAATGGCGCTGCGCGGATGCGTTGGCTCTGCCATTTGACGATGCCGCCTTCGATCTCGTGTGTTGTCAATTCGGCGCGATGTTCTTTCCCGATCGTCTGTCTGCTTACCGTGAAGCAAGGCGCGTGTT carries:
- a CDS encoding isocitrate lyase/phosphoenolpyruvate mutase family protein; translation: MTHLERGKRLRVAVEERRALLAPGAANALTARIAEDLGYETVYITGAGIANTGYGVPDIGLTTVTEVANTVAAISDCCDLPLIVDADTGFGNPLNMIRTVRLLERAGANALQIEDQQFPKRCGHFAGKSVISRAEMCEKVKAAVDSRSTEDLLIIARTDACAIEGLDAALDRAAAYIEAGADITFVEAPTSEAQLREIVKRLAAPQVINLVIGGKTPLLSQTVLREIGFSLVLYANAALQASIVAIRDVLSGIRAEGGAETVLHRLATFEDRQNVVRKSYWDGLERRYVDEPGAPG